A portion of the Oncorhynchus gorbuscha isolate QuinsamMale2020 ecotype Even-year linkage group LG07, OgorEven_v1.0, whole genome shotgun sequence genome contains these proteins:
- the unk gene encoding LOW QUALITY PROTEIN: RING finger protein unkempt homolog (The sequence of the model RefSeq protein was modified relative to this genomic sequence to represent the inferred CDS: deleted 4 bases in 2 codons), which produces MSKTHTKPPSSSGATTSGGPSSSSSSSPAGGTTSPANVLHVQPEKPQHYTYLKEFRTEQCPLFVQHKCTQHRPFACFHWHFLNQRRRRPIRRRDGTFNYSPDVYCTKYDEGTGTCSDGDECPYLHRTAGDTERRYHLRYYKTGSCIHETDGKGHCSKNGSHCAFAHGSHDLRCPVYDVREVQVMESQGGSGAAEGGGGEGQSGLAASTALIEKILSEEPRWQDNTYVLSHYKTDLCKKPPRLCRQGYACPYYHNSKDRRRSPHKHKYRALPCPAVKHSEEWGDPSKCEVAEGCQYCHTRTEQQFHPEIYKSTKCNDMQQCGSCPRGPFCAFAHLDNKPPISEEPSFQTPSSPPLPPGPQDPHPAQEGCSSPGGRGGRSGSLSGGPFSPSGGVCVAEQGLLGRVLSLCEDVCGGGEPLSPWAGEGGYGRAPGYEREDHAKQKSFTMDQRNREMASHHSKQDLLVFLPVGSPLSLSSSVPSSLAATPPSPAPPGPLHQGHHHHGAPAPGLFPGMNANALPFYPTSDTVESVVESALDDLDLNDFGMSALQRSLDSSSALPRAMLGGNQLQSSAPVNIPGTLCSSAPFSSPSPSPPIRAHQSPFFSSHLSQPSKSESSFLGPSHSSLGLNGMSSSIWEHPSGQGSPGTPPALLPTMGQSMETARVRQELDDANRLLKHWDHTWRHTAQSWAVLKSDAEESRGSAGRSALEAERARQAEEAAKRQTSLLQEALESMRTGENPHLGLHQLQLLHRLPLESVLSLQAQLCTCLHTVEQVVYRKQCQCCVTCGEQGSVSLPCGHGLLCDSCTSSTECPLCPEQNLDQLS; this is translated from the exons ATGTCGAAAACACACACAAAGCCCCCGTCCTCGTCGGGGGCTACGACCTCCGGTGGAccttcttcctcctcatcctcctcgccCGCAGGTGGCACGACGTCTCCCGCCAACGTCCTGCACGTACAGCCTGAGAAGCCTCAACACTACAC gTATCTGAAGGAGTTCAGGACAGAACAGTGTCCTCTGTTTGTGCAGCACAAGTGTACCCAGCACCGGCCCTTTGCCTGCTTCCACTGGCACTTTCTGAACCAGCGGCGCCGCAGGCCCATCCGCAGGCGGGACGGAACCTTCAACTACAGTCCAGACGTCTACTGCACCAAATACGACGAGGGCACAGGCACCTGCTCTGACGGGGATga ATGTCCGTACCTGCATCGTACGGCGGGCGACACAGAGCGGCGGTACCACCTGAGGTACTATAAGACGGGCTCCTGTATCCACGAGACGGACGGGAAGGGCCACTGCAGTAAGAACGGCTCCCACTGCGCCTTCGCACATGGATCACATGACCTACGATGTCCCGTCTACGACGTCAG gGAGGTGCAGGTGATGGAGTCTCAG GGGGGGTCGGGGGCTGCTGAGGGAGGCGGGGGGGAGGGCCAGTCGGGGCTGGCGGCCAGTACCGCCCTCATTGAGAAGATCCTGAGTGAGGAACCGCGTTGGCAGG ataacacCTATGTGTTGTCCCACTACAAGACAGATCTGTGT AAAAAGCCTCCTCGTCTGTGTCGCCAAGGTTACGCCTGTCCGTACTACCACAATAGCAAAGACAGGCGGCGTAgtccacacaaacacaaatacag aGCGCTGCCGTGCCCAGCGGTGAAGCACAGTGAGGAGTGGGGAGATCCCAGTAAGTGTGAAGTGGCAGAGGGATGCCAGTACTGCCACACACGCACAGAGCAGCAGTTTCACCCTGAG ATCTATAAGTCCACGAAGTGTAACGATATGCAGCAGTGTGGCAGCTGCCCCCGGGGCCCCTTCTGTGCCTTTGCACACCTTGACAACA aGCCCCCTATCAGTGAAGAACCCTCGTTTCAGACCCCCagctccccacctctccccccaGGACCCCAAGACCCTCACCCTGCCCAGGAAGGATGCTCCAGCCCTGGGGGCCGAGGTGGAAGATCTGGGTCTCTGTCTGGAGGGCCGTTCTCCCCatcagggggtgtgtgtgtggcagaacAGGGCCTGTTAGGGAGGGTGCTGTCGttgtgtgaggacgtgtgtgggGGAGGCGAACCCCTCTCCCCCTGGGCTGGGGAAGGGGGGTACGGTAGGGCACCGGGGTACGAGAGGGAAGACCATGCCAAACAGAAGAGTTTTACCATGGACCAGCGCAACAGAGAAATGGCGTCTCATCACAGCAAACAG gACCTGCTGGTGTTCCTCCCAGTGGGTAGTCCTCTGAGTCTGTCCTCCAGTGTTCCCTCCAGCCTGGCAGCCACCCCTCCCAGCCCTGCCCCTCCTGGACCCCTCCACCAGGGCCACCACCACCATGGAGCCCCAGCACCAGGCCTCTTCCCGGGCATGAATGCCAACGCACTGCCCTTCTATCCCACCAGCGACACCGTTGAGTCTGTAGTGG AGTCAGCTCTGGATGACCTGGACCTGAATGACTTTGGCATGTCTGCCCTGCAGAGAAGTCTGGACAGCAGCTCGGCTCTTCCCAGAGCCATGCTGG GAGGAAATCAGCTCCAGAGTTCTGCTCCTGTCAACATTCCAGGAACCCTCTGCAGCTCTGCCCCTTTCAGCTCCCCCTCGCCCTCTCCACCAATCAGAGCCCACCAATCGCCATTCTTCTCCTCCCATCTATCGCAGCCCAGCAAATCAGAAAGCAGCTTCTTGGGGCCATCGCATAGCTCTTTAG GTCTGAATGGTATGAGCAGTAGTATCTGGGAGCACCCATCAGGCCAGGGTTCTCCCGGTACGCCCCCGGCCCTGCTACCCACCATGGGCCAGAGCATGGAGACAGCCCGGGTCCGACAGGAACTAGACGATGCTAACAGACTACTGAAACACTGGGACCACACCTGGAGACATACAGCACAG TCGTGGGCGGTTTTGAAGTCTGATGCAGAGGAGTCTCGTGGCTCGGCCGGTCGGTCAGCTCTTGAAGCGGAGCGGGCCAGGCAGGCTGAGGAGGCGGCAAAGAGACAGACCTCCCTTCTCCAGGAGGCGCTGGAGAGcatgaggacaggagagaaccCTCACTTGGGCCTCCACCAGCTCCAGCTGCTCCACAGACTGCCTCTAGAGTCTGTTCTCAGTTTGCAGGCCCAGCTCTGTACATGTCTACACACTGTGGAACAG GTGGTGTATAGAAAGCAGTGTCAATGTTGTGTGACGTGTGGAGAGCAGGGATCGGTCTCGCTGCCCTGTGGACATGGTCTACTGTGTGACAGCTGCACCAGCTCTACAGAGTGCCCCCTTTGCCCAGAACAGAACCTAGATCAGTTATCCTGA
- the LOC124040104 gene encoding histone H3.3A-like has protein sequence MARTKQTARKSTGGKAPRKQLATKAARKSAPSTGGVKKPHRYRPGTVALREIRRYQKSTELLIRKLPFQRLVREIAQDFKTDLRFQGAAIGALQEASEAYLVGLFEDTNLCAIHAKRVTIMPKDIQLARRIRGERA, from the exons ATGGCTCGCACCAAGCAGACCGCCCGCAAGTCCACCGGAGGAAAGGCGCCAAGGAAGCAGCTCGCTACAAAGGCAGCCAGGAAAAGCGCGCCATCCACCGGAGGAGTAAAGAAACCCCATCGTTACAG GCCAGGAACCGTGGCTCTGCGTGAGATCCGTCGTTACCAGAAGTCAACTGAGCTGCTGATCCGCAAGCTGCCCTTCCAGCGCCTGGTTAGAGAAATCGCCCAGGACTTCAAGACAGATCTGCGTTTCCAGGGTGCTGCCATTGGAGCTCTTCAG GAGGCCAGCGAAGCATACCTGGTGGGTCTGTTCGAGGACACCAACCTGTGTGCCATCCACGCCAAGCGTGTCACCATCATGCCCAAAGACATCCAGCTGGCCCGGAGGATAAGGGGAGAGCGGGCTTAA
- the si:ch211-250n8.1 gene encoding uncharacterized protein si:ch211-250n8.1, producing the protein MPPKDPLLGTLKVCILNLQTEEGTVTDVNPHLSSCCELLELTLRKGLQQPVLGLVHRDYWQCFEQLLQHDNCGRLSAVSLAVEQTLACRKLLSAQGRGRYLLRLALRRRVLEGVIKHLLHTPKVLEWYNPAISLLRNEEFVEPFMSLLMVLSEMEFKLDMENCSFLDESWLLPVCDMYEAVPCRELGMVLRYLSGRVFVLKLLPGSQAQVDQCVHPGDIIDEINGVSLRNACNGQAGVVLSGLKGHPLSLRVLRWCMQDGGVYRPIIKLLRALREENPALQLGPSPSSQEPTNQGQRPTPSQCLKEGRIVYIVQFLGKTNIGMYGGKEVLQNGIPLVIQQNQPSMEVLLDLKETHLICTEKSNMTEMFQHHYPEISCVGRFGQPDYTIFAFCVVESPETLQSTGFCCVVFRASAVKECEEIVNRIATGFKHTEWFV; encoded by the exons ATGCCTCCAAAAGACCCGCTGCTCGGGACCCTCAAAG TATGCATCCTGAACCTGCAGACAGAAGAGGGGACAGTGACAGATGTcaaccctcacctctcctcctgctgtgaACTACTGGAGCTCACCCTCAGGAAGGGCCTTCAAC AGCCAGTCCTTGGTCTAGTACACAGGGACTACTGGCAATGTTTCGAGCAACTCCTCCAACACGACAACTGCGGCAG aCTGAGTGCTGTGTCGCTTGCGGTTGAACAGACCTTAGCCTGCAGGAAGCTGTTGTCAGCTCAGGGACGAGGACGCTACCTCCTTAGGCTAGCCCTCAGACGGAGGGTTCTAGAAGGAGTCATCAAACACCTGTTACACACACCCAAAGTACTAGAG TGGTACAACCCAGCTATTTCACTTCTTAGGAATGAGGAATTTGTGG AGCCTTTCATGTCCCTGCTCATGGTCCTCTCAGAAATGGAATTCAAACTGGACATGGAG AACTGCAGTTTTCTGGATGAGAGCTGGCTTCTACCG GTGTGTGATATGTATGAGGCAGTACCCTGTCGTGAGCTGGGGATGGTGCTCAG gtATCTCAGTGGCCGTGTCTTTGTCCTGAAACTGTTGCCAGGTAGCCAGGCTCAGGTGGACCAGTGTGTACATCCAGGTGACATCATTGATGAGATCAACGGAGTCTCCTTACGGAATGCCTGcaatggacag GCAGGTGTGGTCCTCTCCGGGCTTAAGGGACATCCCCTGTCCCTGCGTGTGTTACGGTGGTGTATGCAGGACGGGGGTGTATATCGCCCCATCATCAAACTCCTAAGAGCTCTCAGAGAAGAGAACCCCGCCCTGCAGCTaggcccctccccttcctcccaggAACCCACCAATCAGGGCCAGAGGCCCACACCCTCTCAGTGCCTCAAAGAGGGAAG AATTGTGTACATTGTGCAGTTCTTGGGAAAGACAAACATTGGAATG TATGGAGGCAAGGAGGTGCTTCAAAATGGAATCCCCCTGGTCATACAGCAAAACCAGCCCAGCATG GAAGTACTTTTAGACCTTAAGGAAACCCACTTGATCTGCACTGAGAAATCCAATATGACA GAGATGTTCCAGCATCATTATCCAGAGATCTCATGTGTAGGGCGGTTTGGCCAGCCAGACTATACCATCTTTGCCTTCTGCGTAGT AGAATCCCCAGAAACTCTTCAGTCAACAGGATTCTGCTGTGTGGTGTTTAGAGCCAGTGCAGTCAAAGAATGTGAGGAGATAGTCAACCGAATCG CTACTGGTTTCAAGCACACGGAGTGGTTCGTATGA